The proteins below come from a single Corylus avellana chromosome ca3, CavTom2PMs-1.0 genomic window:
- the LOC132175078 gene encoding argininosuccinate synthase, chloroplastic-like: MAQLKAISPCSSTNLALHPPKRGSLLYNGKVFCPRNLSSFPELAARTSELHGHAIATTSNSRNITKSHNNQVIQAILQSERDIQISGATKVRGLRGQLDKVVLAYSGGLDTSVIVPWLRENYGCEVICFTADVGQGIAELEGLEKKAKASGASKLVVKDLREEFVRDYVFPCLRAGAIYERKYLLGTSMARPVIAKAMVDVAREVGADAVSHGCTGKGNDQVRFELTFFALNPKLNVVAPWREWDIRGREDAIEYARRHNVPVPVTKKSIYSRDRNLWHLSHEGDILEDPASEPKEDMYMLTVDPERAPNEPEYVEIGIESGFPVAINGKRRSPATLLAELNEIGGRHGIGRVDMVENRLVGMKSRGVYETPGGTILFTAVRELESLTIDRDSMRFKDVNALTYAELVYAGRWFDPLRESIDAFMEKITETTTGSVRLKLFKGSVTVAGRRSPKSMYMQDLSSFEDSMMYDQADAAGFIRLYGLPTKVRSMLKRGI, from the exons GGTCATTGCTGTATAATGGCAAAGTATTCTGCCCCAGGAATTTGTCTTCGTTCCCAGAG TTGGCAGCTAGAACGAGTGAGCTCCATGGTCATGCTATTGCAACTACTAGTAACAGCAGAAATATTACAAAGTCTCATAACAATCAAG TTATACAAGCAATTCTGCAGAGTGAGAGGGACATTCAAATTTCTGGAGCTACAAAGGTTAGAGGGTTACGTGGTCAACTCGATAAAGTTGTTCTAGCCTATAGTGGTGGCTTAGACACATCTGTCATTGTCCCATGGCTAAG GGAGAACTATGGCTGTGAAGTTATTTGCTTTACTGCGGATGTTGGTCAG GGTATAGCTGAATTGGAAGGCTTGGAGAAGAAAGCTAAAGCCAGTGGGGCTTCTAAGTTAGTGGTGAAGGACTTGAGGGAGGAATTTGTACGAGATTACGTATTTCCTTGCTTGAGAGCTGGGGCAATTTATGAGAGGAAATATTTGCTGGGAACTTCGATGGCACGCCCTGTTATTGCAAAA GCCATGGTGGATGTTGCCAGAGAAGTTGGAGCTGATGCTGTCTCTCATGGATGCACAGGAAAAGGAAATGATCAG GTTCGCTTTGAGCTTACTTTCTTTGCTCTGAATCCCAAGCTAAATGTTGTAGCTCCTTGGAGGGAATGGGATATTAGAGGAAGAGAAGATGCTATTGAATATGCTAGGAGGCATAATGTGCCCGTCCCAGTCACAAAAAAATCCATATACAGCAGGGACAGGAACTTATGGCACCTTAGCCATGAG GGCGACATTTTGGAAGACCCGGCAAGCGAGCCTAAGGAGGATATGTACATGTTGACAGTGGACCCAGAAAGAGCTCCAAATGAGCCAGA ATATGTTGAAATTGGGATAGAATCGGGTTTTCCTGTTGCAATCAATGGGAAGAGGCGTTCTCCGGCAACTCTACTTGCTGAGCTCAACGAGATTGGTGGGAGGCATGGAATTGGCCGAGTTGACATGGTTGAAAACCGACTCGTTGGTATGAAAAGCCGTGGAGTCTATGAAACTCCGGGTGGGACAATCCTTTTCACCGCTGTACGAGAGTTGGAGTCTTTAACTATCGATCGAGACAGCATGCGATTTAAGGATGTGAATGCCCTCACATATGCAGAGCTAGTGTATGCTGGCAGATGGTTTGACCCACTTCGCGAGTCAATAGATGCATTCATGGAGAAGATTACCGAGACTACAACAGGTTCAGTTAGACTCAAACTGTTCAAAGGTTCTGTTACTGTAGCAGGCCGACGGAGCCCTAAAAGCATGTACATGCAAGATCTCTCTTCTTTTGAGGACAGCATGATGTATGATCAAGCTGATGCTGCTGGATTTATACGACTTTATGGTCTTCCAACAAAGGTTCGATCAATGCTTAAGCGGGGTATCTAA